In Hyla sarda isolate aHylSar1 chromosome 12, aHylSar1.hap1, whole genome shotgun sequence, a genomic segment contains:
- the LOC130296699 gene encoding uncharacterized protein LOC130296699: MASTGHGEDGEEVKRKREDKRKEEEEGEDGVKRRRGDDDGGSEDEEPTPGMVSTGHGEDGEEEKRKREEEGEDGVKRRRGDDNGGSEDEEPTPGMASTGHGEDGEEEKRKSRGKRKREEEGEEGVKRRRGDGDGGSEDEEPTPGMASTGHGEDGEEKRKSEGKRKREEEGEDGVKRRRGDGDGGSEDEEPTPGSSQGTLGTYPRLTVSSYHLHQLLGRGNFGKVSIHGPL; this comes from the coding sequence ATGGCGTCTACTGGACATGGAGAAGATGGAGAGGAGgtgaagaggaagagagaagacaagaggaaggaggaagaagaaggtgaagatggagtcaagaggaggagaggagatgacgatggaggatcagaggatgaggagccaacacctgggatggtgtccactggacatggagaagatggcgaggaggagaagaggaagagggaagaggaaggcgaGGATGGAGTCAAGAGAAGGAGAGGAGACGACAATGGAGGATCggaggatgaggagccaacacCTGGGATGGCGTCCACTGGACATGGAGAAGATGGCGAGGAGGAGAAAAGGAAGAGCAGAggcaagaggaagagggaagaggaaggcgaggaaggagtcaagaggaggagaggagacggcgatggaggatcagaggatgaggagccaacacctgggatggcgtccactggacatggagaagatggcgaggagaagaggaagagtgaaggcaagaggaagagggaagaggaaggcgaggatggagtcaagaggaggagaggagacggcgatggaggatcagaggatgaggagccaacacCTGGGAGCAGCCAAGGAACATTGGGCACCTACCCCAGACTAACGGTCAGCAGCTACCATCTTCACCAGCTCCTGGGTAGGGGCAACTTTGGCAAA